The Gadus macrocephalus chromosome 20, ASM3116895v1 genome includes a region encoding these proteins:
- the zgc:152951 gene encoding uncharacterized protein zgc:152951 encodes MGESENSAHGRVTVYSIQGCPHCVQAKATLGRLGVPVCDVNLGKHPELRAVVKELTGRSTVPQIFFNQVHVGGNDDLQKLDPEELQKLVHLVRDEPTDTPPLPEDDQSEEGIGEADGEFVCERDELASLVEDFKGSNVIGSHRMGLSLIKKSFSEKQLIDWLQKEKGMARAQACETGLGLLERKYMVSVEGSGKRAEGRFGEGSCRGDALYRLLEHESPLALNAGQTAACAPLQAAELSSIMREIVLKLFSDHLSADGKRVDYKAMKVSPLFERYCDMAVQLQRVELASLTREEKLAFFINTYNALVIHGYLRLGPPTSMWQRYRFFNYVSYLIGGEVFTLQDIENGVLRGNSKGMAQLLRPFSKTDPRLQIALPDAEPLIHFALNCGASGCPPIKTYTPQGIDSQLRTAAEAFLENDDGCVVDSEKREVRLSQIFKWYKADFGGTEEKLLNWVLEHMGDSPKKSKLQGILSAGKTKVSYLPYDWSTNSTH; translated from the exons TGTGGTGAAGGAACTGACGGGGCGAAGCACAGTTCCCCAAATATTCTTCAATCAAGTCCACGTAGGGGGTAATGACGACCTGCAGAAACTG GATCCAGAGGAGCTGCAGAAACTGGTGCACCTCGTGAGAGACGAGCCCACCGACACGCCACCGCTGCCCGAagacgaccaatcagaagaagGAATAGGGGAGGCTGACGGAG agtttgtgtgtgagagggatgAACTGGCGAGCCTGGTAGAGGACTTCAAAGGGTCCAATGTGATTGGGTCCCATAGAATGGGGCTGAGTCTGATCAAAAAGAGCTTCTCAGAGAAACAGCTGATTGACTGGCTGCAGAAAGAGAAGGGCATGG CTAGAGCCCAGGCCTGTGAGACTGGCCTAGGGTTGCTTGAGAGGAAGTACATGGTGAGCGTGGAGGGCTCTGGGAAGCGGGCCGAGGGCCGCTTCGGAGAGGGCAGCTGCAGAGGGGACGCTCTGTACAGGCTGCTGGAGCACGAGTCCCCGCTGGCCCTCAATGCGGGACAGACGGCCGCCTGCGCCCCCCTCCAGG CTGCGGAGCTGTCTTCTATTATGAGGGAGATAGTCCTCAAGCTGTTCTCTGATCATCTCTCGGCCGATGGcaag cgtgtgGACTACAAGGCCATGAAGGTGAGCCCTCTGTTTGAGCGCTACTGCGACATGGCCGTGCAGCTGCAGCGCGTGGAGCTGGCGTCGCTGACCAGGGAGGAGAAGCTGGCCTTCTTCATCAACACCTACAACGCCCTGGTCATCCACGGATACCTGCGCCTGGGCCCCCCCACCAGCATGTGGCAGAGATACCGG TTCTTCAACTACGTGAGCTACCTGATTGGCGGAGAGGTCTTCACCCTGCAGGACATTGAGAACGGCGTCCTGAGGGGGAACAGTAAGGGCATGGCTCAGCTCCTCAGGCCCTTCTCAAAGACAGATCCCCGCCTGCAG ATTGCGCTGCCAGACGCGGAGCCCCTCATTCATTTTGCCCTCAACTGTGGGGCATCAGGCTGCCCCCCCATCAAGACCTACACCCCACAG GGCATCGACAGCCAGCTACGCACCGCCGCCGAAGCCTTTCTGGAGAACGACGATGGTTGTGTGGTGGATTCGGAGAAACGAGAAGTGCGACTCAGCCAGATCTTCAAGTGGTACAAGGCTGACTTTGGAGGCACAGAGGAGAAG CTTTTAAACTGGGTGCTGGAGCACATGGGTGACTCACCCAAGAAGAGCAAGTTGCAGGGCATCCTCTCTGCTGGGAAGACCAAAGTCAGCTATCTTCCTTACGATTGGAGCACCAACAGCACCCATTGA